The nucleotide sequence GCTCTATGTTTTGTGCATCCGGACGGCTGCGCAGATGCTGTACCAGACGACGGAAAGCAGCGGCTTCGATTTCGAGGCGTTGTTGTTCATTCATGGCATGGTCTCGGTGTTGCGGGTGAATTCGGAAATATAATTGCGACCGACATCGCTCAGTCGCGATGGGCTGCCAGGGTTATCGATACCGATTCGGCGAAGCGCAAGGCGTGAGGCTTGTCGACTTCAACTTCGGCATAGCGCACCTCTGGATGCCGCATGACCAAGTCGAGGATTTCCTGGGTGAGTCGTTCGAGCAGGGCGAAGCGGTTTTCTTCGACGTGCTGAATGACGGCCTTGGTAATGGTGCGGTAGTTCAGGGCATGTTCGATATCGTTGTCGCGCACAGCATCGGCAGCTGAATAGAGCATCGTCAGGTTGATCAACACGTCCTGCTTGTTGATGATTTCCTCTTCCTTGATGCCAATGAAGGTGCGCAGTCTCAAGTCCTTGACGCGTATGCGCGCCATCGAAGGTTCCAGTCGGAGCATGGTTTTCCTTTGATAGTCAGATCAGATGGCGTCCACCGTTGACGCTTAGTATCGTGCCGGTGACGTAAGGGTTGTCCAGAAGATAACGAAGGCTCTGATAGATCACTTCTGCGCCGGGTTCAATACCCAGCGCAGATTTGGCCAGCGCCTTGCGCCGGTATTCCTCGTCATCGTTTGTGTTGAACTGTATCAGCGCCGGCGCAATGGCGTTGACCTTTATAGCGGGCGCCAGGCTGCTGGCGAAGGACAGGGTGAGGTTGTCCAGCCCGGCTTTGCTGGCCGCGTAGGCAATGTGCTTCTTGCTGCCGCGGCGTGTGACATCGTCACCGATATGAATGATGTC is from Pseudomonas saudiphocaensis and encodes:
- the folX gene encoding dihydroneopterin triphosphate 2'-epimerase, with translation MLRLEPSMARIRVKDLRLRTFIGIKEEEIINKQDVLINLTMLYSAADAVRDNDIEHALNYRTITKAVIQHVEENRFALLERLTQEILDLVMRHPEVRYAEVEVDKPHALRFAESVSITLAAHRD